From one Lotus japonicus ecotype B-129 chromosome 3, LjGifu_v1.2 genomic stretch:
- the LOC130746079 gene encoding K(+) efflux antiporter 2, chloroplastic-like isoform X1: MDIAFSLPRSKVVFDGFDSCIAFGGRGFGCAFVGNSRTILKARSRMVCVGEFRVSNVKRGLSCKVNNLFRGNRGIWLKCQGDDSLGYVNGNGRNVNYVKGNKDEGSVSGAELSESLGGEEGKGEKKEVGVEVEVEVQSVDELKELLQKALKELEASRVNSLMFEEKVKKIAETAISFQDEAARAWNDVNSTLDIIQEIVSEEFDAKEAVHNATMALSLAEARLQVAAESLKVAKDVFSSTQGSNGGDGDKDEMQEEKDLVVAREDVKECQTSLANCEAELRRVQSRKEELQNEVSNLHEMAEKAQLNAAKAEKDVTDIMHLAEQTVAMELEAAQRVNDAEIALLKADKLVSSFNADNTADTVQLQDVVAASEEAKVVQHFSVDDAVKRDLGSTSDEESLLAIQSPETLSNKTSQILEDVTQSDLLSDNENGQLSLDSSKEAEVEVEKSTNVVQMKKQETQKDSTRDNSPIAPKTSLKKSSRFFPASFFSCTADETDYTPASIFHGLVESAQKQLPKLVVGVLLIGAGISFYANRAERSTQLLQQPEVIATTVEEVSSTTKPLVRQLQKIPKRIQEIIASLPNQEVNDEEASLFDMLWLLLASVIFVPIFQKIPGGSPVLGYLAAGILIGPYGLSIIRNVHGTKAIAEFGVVFLLFNIGLELSVERLSSMKKYVFGLGSAQVLLTAVTIGVLAHYVCGQAGPAAIVIGNGLALSSTAVVLQVLQERGESTSRHGRAAFSVLLFQDLAVVVLLILIPLISPNSSKGGVGFQAIAEALGLAAVKAAVAITAIIAGGRLLLRPIYKQIAENRNAEIFSANTLFVILGTSLFTARAGLSMALGAFLAGLLLAETEFSLQVESDIAPYRGLLLGLFFMTVGMSIDPKLLLSNFPVISGTLGLLIFGKTILVALIGRIFGISLISAVRVGLLLAPGGEFAFVAFGEAVNQGIMSSQLSSLLFLVVGISMALTPWLAAGGQLIASRFELHDVRSLLPVESETDDLQDHIIICGFGRVGQIIAQLLSERLIPFVALDVRSERVTIGRSLGLPVYFGDAGSREVLHKIGASRASAAAVTLDSPGANYRTVWALSKHFPKVKTFVRAHDVDHGLNLEKAGATAVVPETLEPSLQLAAAVLAQVKLPTSEIAATINEFRSRHLSELTELSESSGGSLGYGYSSMKKPKSQSPDSLDETQVSEGTT, encoded by the exons ATGGATATAGCTTTTAGCTTACCACGGTCAAAAGTGGTATTCGATGGCTTTGATTCTTGCATTGCATTTGGCGGGAGAGGGTTtggttgtgcttttgttggaaaCTCGAGAACGATTTTGAAAGCTCGTTCAAGAATGGTTTGTGTGGGAGAGTTTCGAGTTTCGAATGTGAAGAGGGGTTTGTCTTGTAAGGTTAATAACCTTTTTAGGGGGAATAGGGGGATTTGGTTGAAGTGTCAGGGTGATGATTCTTTAGGGTATGTCAATGGTAATGGCAGGAATGTTAATTATGTCAAAGGTAATAAGGATGAGGGCTCGGTTTCCGGTGCTGAATTGAGTGAGTCTTTGGGAGGAGAAGAAGGGAAAGGAGAGAAGAAAGAAGTTGGGGTTGAAGTAGAAGTGGAGGTACAAAGTGTGGATGAATTGAAAGAGCTGTTGCAGAAGGCCTTGAAAGAATTAGAAGCTTCTCGAGTAAATAGCTTAATGTTTGAGGAAAAGGTTAAGAAGATAGCGGAAACTGCGATTTCTTTCCAGGATGAAGCCGCGCGTGCGTGGAATGATGTTAATTCTACCCTTGATATCATCCAAGAAATTGTGAGTGAAGAATTTGATGCCAAAGAAGCTGTTCATAATGCTACGATGGCGCTTTCTTTAGCTGAGGCGAGGCTTCAAGTAGCCGCTGAATCTTTGAAGGTTGCGAAAGATGTTTTCAGTTCCACGCAAGGCTCTAACGGGGGTGATGGCGATAAAGATGAAATGCAAGAGGAGAAAGATCTCGTGGTTGCTCGGGAAGATGTCAAGGAATGTCAGACAAGTTTAGCGAATTGTGAGGCAGAACTGAGGCGCGTCCAAAGTAGAAAGGAGGAGTTGCAGAATGAAGTGAGCAACTTGCATGAAATGGCTGAAAAGGCACAGCTGAATGCAGCGAAAGCGGAGAAGGATGTCACAGACATAATGCATTTGGCTGAGCAAACTGTTGCTATGGAACTTGAGGCTGCACAGCGTGTGAATGATGCGGAGATTGCATTACTGAAAGCAGACAAGTTGGTCTCTAGTTTCAATGCTGATAATACCGCAGATACTGTACAATTACAAGATGTTGTGGCTGCTTCTGAGGAGGCGAAAGTGGTTCAACATTTTTCTGTAGATGATGCTGTTAAAAGAGACCTTGGTTCCACAAGTGATGAGGAGTCTTTGCTTGCCATACAATCACCAGAGACACTATCTAATAAAACCAGCCAAATTTTGGAAGATGTAACACAGTCTGATTTATTGAGTGATAATGAGAATGGACAGCTAAGCTTGGACTCTTCTAAAGAAGCTGAAGTCGAAGTAGAGAAGTCAACGAATGTAGTTCAAATGAAAAAGCAGGAAACACAGAAAGATTCTACTAGAGATAACTCACCAATTGCCCCCAAGACATCATTGAAGAAGTCCTCCCGATTTTTTCCTGCATCATTCTTCTCTTGTACTGCAGATGAGACTGATTACACACCAGCATCAATTTTCCATGGTCTTGTAGAGTCAGCACAGAAGCAGTTACCCAAGTTGGTTGTTGGGGTATTGTTAATTGGAGCAGG GATTTCCTTTTATGCCAATAGAGCAGAGAGGAGCACACAGTTGCTACAGCAGCCAGAAGTCATTGCAACCACTGTCGAAGAAGTTTCCTCAACTACAAAACCTCTGGTTAGACAACTTCAGAAAATCCCCAAGAGAATTCAGGAAATTATTGCGTCATTACCTAATCAAGAG GTGAATGACGAGGAAGCCTCCCTCTTTGACATGCTCTGGTTATTACTTGCAAGTGTTATATTTGTGCCCATATTTCAAAAAATTCCTGGAG GCAGTCCTGTTCTTGGTTACTTGGCTGCTGGTATCTTGATTGGACCTTATGGTCTCTCCATCATTCGCAATGTTCACGGGACAAAAGCAATAGCTGAATTTGGAGTTGTTTTCCTGTTATTCAATATTGGCCTGGAG CTCTCTGTTGAAAGACTTAGTTCAATGAAGAAATATGTCTTTGGATTAGGCTCTGCTCAG GTTCTGTTGACTGCTGTAACTATTGGCGTGCTGGCTCATTATGTTTGTGGCCAAGCTGGCCCCGCTGCTATTGTCATTGGGAATGGCTTGGCACTATCGTCGACTGCTGTTGTTCTGCAG GTGTTGCAAGAGAGAGGTGAAAGCACATCACGTCATGGACGGGCTGCATTTTCAGTTTTACTTTTCCAG GATTTGGCTGTTGTTGTCCTGCTAATACTCATACCTCTTATTTCACCTAATTCTTCCAAAGGAGGG GTTGGATTTCAAGCCATTGCAGAAGCTCTTGGTCTGGCTGCTGTTAAGGCAGCAGTTGCCATCACTGCCATAATTGCAGGAGGACGATTG CTCCTTCGACCTATATATAAACAGATTGCAGAAAATCGAAATGCAGAAATATTTTCTGCCAATACACTATTTGTTATTCTCGGGACCAGCCTTTTCACAGCCAGG GCAGGACTTTCCATGGCATTGGGAGCATTTTTGGCTGGTTTACTACTTGCGGAAACTGAATTTTCCTTACAGGTCGAGTCTGATATTGCTCCATACCGTGGCCTTCTATTGGGCCTGTTCTTTATGACG GTTGGAATGTCAATTGATCCAAAACTTCTTCTCTCAAACTTTCCAGTCATTTCAGGGACACTGGGACTCTTGATATTTGGAAAAACTATCTTGGTTGCTTTGATTGGCAGAATATTTGGCATTTCACTAATTTCTGCCGTTAGAGTTGGTCTTCTTCTTGCTCCTGGGGGAGAATTTGCCTTTGTGGCTTTTGGTGAAGCTGTTAATCAG GGCATAATGTCTTCTCAGTTGTCCTCTTTGCTGTTTCTTGTTGTCGGAATTTCAATGGCCCTCACGCCATGGCTAGCTGCAGGCGGCCAGTTGATTGCTTCCCGTTTTGAGCTGCATGACGTTCGAAGTTTATTACCCGTAGAAAGTGAG ACAGATGACTTGCAAGATCATATCATTATTTGTGGATTTGGACGAGTTGGCCAG ATCATTGCACAACTTCTTTCTGAGCGACTTATTCCTTTTGTCGCACTAGATGTGAGAAG TGAAAGGGTAACAATCGGTCGTTCCTTAGGTCTCCCTGTGTACTTCGGAGACGCTGGTAGTCGAGAG GTCCTACATAAAATTGGGGCTTCAAGAGCAAGTGCTGCAGCAGTTACTCTAGATTCCCCTGGCGCAAATTATAGAACAGTTTGGGCTTTGAGCAAGCACTTCCCAAAAGTGAAGACTTTTGTTCGTGCTCATGATGTTGACCACGGATTGAATTTAGAAAAGGCTGGAGCTACAGCT GTGGTCCCTGAGACCTTGGAACCAAGTCTTCAACTAGCAGCTGCAGTGCTTGCTCAG
- the LOC130746079 gene encoding K(+) efflux antiporter 2, chloroplastic-like isoform X2, whose protein sequence is MDIAFSLPRSKVVFDGFDSCIAFGGRGFGCAFVGNSRTILKARSRMVCVGEFRVSNVKRGLSCKVNNLFRGNRGIWLKCQGDDSLGYVNGNGRNVNYVKGNKDEGSVSGAELSESLGGEEGKGEKKEVGVEVEVEVQSVDELKELLQKALKELEASRVNSLMFEEKVKKIAETAISFQDEAARAWNDVNSTLDIIQEIVSEEFDAKEAVHNATMALSLAEARLQVAAESLKVAKDVFSSTQGSNGGDGDKDEMQEEKDLVVAREDVKECQTSLANCEAELRRVQSRKEELQNEVSNLHEMAEKAQLNAAKAEKDVTDIMHLAEQTVAMELEAAQRVNDAEIALLKADKLVSSFNADNTADTVQLQDVVAASEEAKVVQHFSVDDAVKRDLGSTSDEESLLAIQSPETLSNKTSQILEDVTQSDLLSDNENGQLSLDSSKEAEVEVEKSTNVVQMKKQETQKDSTRDNSPIAPKTSLKKSSRFFPASFFSCTADETDYTPASIFHGLVESAQKQLPKLVVGVLLIGAGISFYANRAERSTQLLQQPEVIATTVEEVSSTTKPLVRQLQKIPKRIQEIIASLPNQEVNDEEASLFDMLWLLLASVIFVPIFQKIPGGSPVLGYLAAGILIGPYGLSIIRNVHGTKAIAEFGVVFLLFNIGLELSVERLSSMKKYVFGLGSAQVLLTAVTIGVLAHYVCGQAGPAAIVIGNGLALSSTAVVLQVLQERGESTSRHGRAAFSVLLFQDLAVVVLLILIPLISPNSSKGGVGFQAIAEALGLAAVKAAVAITAIIAGGRLLLRPIYKQIAENRNAEIFSANTLFVILGTSLFTARAGLSMALGAFLAGLLLAETEFSLQVESDIAPYRGLLLGLFFMTVGMSIDPKLLLSNFPVISGTLGLLIFGKTILVALIGRIFGISLISAVRVGLLLAPGGEFAFVAFGEAVNQGIMSSQLSSLLFLVVGISMALTPWLAAGGQLIASRFELHDVRSLLPVESERASLTDR, encoded by the exons ATGGATATAGCTTTTAGCTTACCACGGTCAAAAGTGGTATTCGATGGCTTTGATTCTTGCATTGCATTTGGCGGGAGAGGGTTtggttgtgcttttgttggaaaCTCGAGAACGATTTTGAAAGCTCGTTCAAGAATGGTTTGTGTGGGAGAGTTTCGAGTTTCGAATGTGAAGAGGGGTTTGTCTTGTAAGGTTAATAACCTTTTTAGGGGGAATAGGGGGATTTGGTTGAAGTGTCAGGGTGATGATTCTTTAGGGTATGTCAATGGTAATGGCAGGAATGTTAATTATGTCAAAGGTAATAAGGATGAGGGCTCGGTTTCCGGTGCTGAATTGAGTGAGTCTTTGGGAGGAGAAGAAGGGAAAGGAGAGAAGAAAGAAGTTGGGGTTGAAGTAGAAGTGGAGGTACAAAGTGTGGATGAATTGAAAGAGCTGTTGCAGAAGGCCTTGAAAGAATTAGAAGCTTCTCGAGTAAATAGCTTAATGTTTGAGGAAAAGGTTAAGAAGATAGCGGAAACTGCGATTTCTTTCCAGGATGAAGCCGCGCGTGCGTGGAATGATGTTAATTCTACCCTTGATATCATCCAAGAAATTGTGAGTGAAGAATTTGATGCCAAAGAAGCTGTTCATAATGCTACGATGGCGCTTTCTTTAGCTGAGGCGAGGCTTCAAGTAGCCGCTGAATCTTTGAAGGTTGCGAAAGATGTTTTCAGTTCCACGCAAGGCTCTAACGGGGGTGATGGCGATAAAGATGAAATGCAAGAGGAGAAAGATCTCGTGGTTGCTCGGGAAGATGTCAAGGAATGTCAGACAAGTTTAGCGAATTGTGAGGCAGAACTGAGGCGCGTCCAAAGTAGAAAGGAGGAGTTGCAGAATGAAGTGAGCAACTTGCATGAAATGGCTGAAAAGGCACAGCTGAATGCAGCGAAAGCGGAGAAGGATGTCACAGACATAATGCATTTGGCTGAGCAAACTGTTGCTATGGAACTTGAGGCTGCACAGCGTGTGAATGATGCGGAGATTGCATTACTGAAAGCAGACAAGTTGGTCTCTAGTTTCAATGCTGATAATACCGCAGATACTGTACAATTACAAGATGTTGTGGCTGCTTCTGAGGAGGCGAAAGTGGTTCAACATTTTTCTGTAGATGATGCTGTTAAAAGAGACCTTGGTTCCACAAGTGATGAGGAGTCTTTGCTTGCCATACAATCACCAGAGACACTATCTAATAAAACCAGCCAAATTTTGGAAGATGTAACACAGTCTGATTTATTGAGTGATAATGAGAATGGACAGCTAAGCTTGGACTCTTCTAAAGAAGCTGAAGTCGAAGTAGAGAAGTCAACGAATGTAGTTCAAATGAAAAAGCAGGAAACACAGAAAGATTCTACTAGAGATAACTCACCAATTGCCCCCAAGACATCATTGAAGAAGTCCTCCCGATTTTTTCCTGCATCATTCTTCTCTTGTACTGCAGATGAGACTGATTACACACCAGCATCAATTTTCCATGGTCTTGTAGAGTCAGCACAGAAGCAGTTACCCAAGTTGGTTGTTGGGGTATTGTTAATTGGAGCAGG GATTTCCTTTTATGCCAATAGAGCAGAGAGGAGCACACAGTTGCTACAGCAGCCAGAAGTCATTGCAACCACTGTCGAAGAAGTTTCCTCAACTACAAAACCTCTGGTTAGACAACTTCAGAAAATCCCCAAGAGAATTCAGGAAATTATTGCGTCATTACCTAATCAAGAG GTGAATGACGAGGAAGCCTCCCTCTTTGACATGCTCTGGTTATTACTTGCAAGTGTTATATTTGTGCCCATATTTCAAAAAATTCCTGGAG GCAGTCCTGTTCTTGGTTACTTGGCTGCTGGTATCTTGATTGGACCTTATGGTCTCTCCATCATTCGCAATGTTCACGGGACAAAAGCAATAGCTGAATTTGGAGTTGTTTTCCTGTTATTCAATATTGGCCTGGAG CTCTCTGTTGAAAGACTTAGTTCAATGAAGAAATATGTCTTTGGATTAGGCTCTGCTCAG GTTCTGTTGACTGCTGTAACTATTGGCGTGCTGGCTCATTATGTTTGTGGCCAAGCTGGCCCCGCTGCTATTGTCATTGGGAATGGCTTGGCACTATCGTCGACTGCTGTTGTTCTGCAG GTGTTGCAAGAGAGAGGTGAAAGCACATCACGTCATGGACGGGCTGCATTTTCAGTTTTACTTTTCCAG GATTTGGCTGTTGTTGTCCTGCTAATACTCATACCTCTTATTTCACCTAATTCTTCCAAAGGAGGG GTTGGATTTCAAGCCATTGCAGAAGCTCTTGGTCTGGCTGCTGTTAAGGCAGCAGTTGCCATCACTGCCATAATTGCAGGAGGACGATTG CTCCTTCGACCTATATATAAACAGATTGCAGAAAATCGAAATGCAGAAATATTTTCTGCCAATACACTATTTGTTATTCTCGGGACCAGCCTTTTCACAGCCAGG GCAGGACTTTCCATGGCATTGGGAGCATTTTTGGCTGGTTTACTACTTGCGGAAACTGAATTTTCCTTACAGGTCGAGTCTGATATTGCTCCATACCGTGGCCTTCTATTGGGCCTGTTCTTTATGACG GTTGGAATGTCAATTGATCCAAAACTTCTTCTCTCAAACTTTCCAGTCATTTCAGGGACACTGGGACTCTTGATATTTGGAAAAACTATCTTGGTTGCTTTGATTGGCAGAATATTTGGCATTTCACTAATTTCTGCCGTTAGAGTTGGTCTTCTTCTTGCTCCTGGGGGAGAATTTGCCTTTGTGGCTTTTGGTGAAGCTGTTAATCAG GGCATAATGTCTTCTCAGTTGTCCTCTTTGCTGTTTCTTGTTGTCGGAATTTCAATGGCCCTCACGCCATGGCTAGCTGCAGGCGGCCAGTTGATTGCTTCCCGTTTTGAGCTGCATGACGTTCGAAGTTTATTACCCGTAGAAAGTGAG AGGGCATCTCTTACAGACAGATGA
- the LOC130746080 gene encoding LIM domain-containing protein PLIM2c: MSFTGTLDKCAACDKTVYVVDLLTLEGIPYHKSCFKCSHCKGNLTMSTYSSMDGVLYCRTHFEQLFKESGNFSKNFQNAKSSEKQGELNRTPSRLSSMFSGTLDKCAVCTKTVYPLEKVTLEGECYHKTCFRCAHAGCPLTHSNYAALDGNLYCRVHFAQLFMEKGSYSHVLKAAHRRTGSSTPPEPVLEEPAAPAAAPDEEKEEETS, from the exons ATGTCTTTCACTGGAACTCTTGACAAATGTGCGGCTTGTGATAAGACTGTATATGTTGTTGACTTGTTAACTCTTGAAGGCATTCCTTACCATAAAAGCTGCTTCAAATGCAGTCACTGCAAGGGAAATCTTACG ATGAGCACATACTCCTCAATGGATGGAGTTCTCTACTGCAGGACACATTTTGAACAGCTTTTCAAGGAATCAGGCAATTTCAGCAAGAACTTTCAGAATG CAAAGTCTTCTGAGAAGCAAGGCGAGCTG AACAGGACCCCTAGCAGACTATCTTCCATGTTCAGTGGAACCCTGGACAAATGTGCAGTTTGCACAAAAACAGTTTATCCACTGGAAAAG GTGACCCTGGAAGGGGAATGCTACCACAAGACATGCTTTAGGTGTGCTCATGCAGGGTGCCCTCTGACACATTCAAACTATGCTGCCCTTGATGGGAACCTCTACTGCAGGGTTCATTTTGCACAGCTTTTCATGGAGAAAGGGAGCTACAGCCATGTGCTGAAAGCTGCACACAGGAGGACTGGTTCTTCTACACCTCCTGAACCAGTACTTGAGGAGCCAGCAGCACCAGCTGCAGCTcctgatgaagagaaagaagaagaaacttcTTGA